A window of the Natronomonas salina genome harbors these coding sequences:
- a CDS encoding DUF7504 family protein, with amino-acid sequence MSSSRGCREEASIAVEPPANVLCRAPSFSQGATEICPGLAGGDRNLLLVSLSGNPERRLEAWKRQGDLPRNVAVLSVEQSRGAAAAGGSTGVTRGPGGSTISTATVSEPGDLTGIGIKVNQCLSAWEDDDVGTDVCFDSVTTLLQYVDTRRVFRFLHVLTRRVQSVGALAHYHVDPGAHDEQTLATIEGVFSDVFEYDEATESWTEF; translated from the coding sequence ATGAGTAGTTCCCGGGGCTGCCGCGAGGAGGCGTCGATCGCCGTCGAGCCGCCGGCGAACGTCCTCTGCCGTGCGCCGTCGTTCAGCCAGGGCGCCACCGAGATCTGCCCCGGTCTCGCAGGCGGCGACCGGAACCTGCTGCTCGTGTCGCTGTCGGGGAACCCCGAGCGGCGCCTCGAGGCCTGGAAGCGCCAGGGGGACCTGCCCCGGAACGTCGCCGTGCTGTCCGTCGAGCAGTCCCGCGGCGCCGCCGCGGCCGGCGGGTCCACCGGGGTCACCCGCGGCCCCGGCGGCTCGACGATCTCGACGGCGACCGTCTCGGAACCCGGCGACCTCACCGGCATCGGGATCAAGGTCAACCAGTGTCTGTCGGCCTGGGAGGACGACGACGTCGGGACCGACGTCTGCTTCGACAGCGTGACGACGCTGCTGCAGTACGTCGACACCCGCCGGGTGTTCCGGTTCCTGCACGTCCTCACACGACGCGTCCAGAGCGTCGGCGCGCTGGCCCACTACCACGTCGACCCCGGCGCCCACGACGAGCAGACGCTCGCGACGATCGAGGGCGTCTTCTCGGACGTCTTCGAGTACGACGAGGCCACCGAGAGCTGGACGGAGTTCTGA